Proteins from one Triticum aestivum cultivar Chinese Spring chromosome 7A, IWGSC CS RefSeq v2.1, whole genome shotgun sequence genomic window:
- the LOC123149788 gene encoding formin-like protein 13 encodes MEGRVLRRSVTLADQLAAVGPPAAAPPGQPGSCNLRDLLKLRDEDDGRRAAAVTLASAMQADRRASSSPPSSSAAVAAAAARTLLDIIRDDQPAPPASHAVVSATGVGDPFVRRAVSLPAPGPALTRPVAAPVTPPEASPPQPPTDQAAEEEEEQGERVSLMALLEQTERQWSAGATAQQEQEQDPAVAASEPSSQDALVPEDDAELPEPGRGAGCCCVCMARAKGAAFIPCGHTFCRACARELLAGRGRCPLCNAAILDVLDIF; translated from the coding sequence ATGGAGGGGAGGGTGCTGCGGCGCAGCGTGACGCTGGCGGACCAGCTGGCCGCCGTgggcccgcccgccgccgcgccgccggggcAGCCGGGCTCCTGCAACCTCCGCGACCTCCTCAAGCTGCGCGACGAGGAcgacggccgccgcgccgccgcggtcACCCTCGCCTCCGCCATGCAGGCCGACCGCcgggcctcctcctcgccgccctcctccagcgccgccgtcgctgccgccgccgcgcggACGCTGCTCGACATCATCCGCGACGACCAGCCGGCTCCCCCCGCCTCGCACGCCGTGGTCTCCGCAACGGGCGTCGGCGACCCGTTCGTCCGCCGCGCGGTGTCCCTGCCGGCCCCGGGCCCCGCGTTGACTAGACCCGTGGCCGCGCCGGTGACACCTCCGGAGGCGTCGCCGCCTCAGCCGCCGACGGATcaggcggcggaggaagaggaggagcaggGGGAGCGGGTGTCCCTCATGGCGCTGCTGGAGCAGACGGAGAGGCAGTGGAGCGCCGGCGCGACGGcacagcaggagcaggagcaggacccggcGGTCGCCGCGTCGGAGCCGTCGTCGCAGGACGCGCTGGTGCCGGAGGACGACGCGGAGCTGCCGGAGCCGGGGCGAGGCGCCGGCTGCTGCTGCGTGTGCATGGCGCGGGCCAAGGGCGCGGCCTTCATCCCGTGCGGCCACACCTTCTGCCGCGCCTGCGCCCGCGAGCTCCTCGCCGGCCGCGGCCGCTGCCCGCTCTGCAACGCCGCCATCCTCGACGTCCTCGACATCTTCTGA
- the LOC123154230 gene encoding ubiquitin carboxyl-terminal hydrolase 2-like isoform X2, translating into MEKTPRPLQVDSSEVKDVVHGHMQTRKNDVPQEINGVPIEILDFIPDLFDDTEGMEEATIDSRNPEDKETTYSVKVTTKEKEEAQSSDIVHDEAGHMNSLVSIEDCLELFARRVKERCENCSKVAEQIMASTNINTTVDGDQTELSDRKTCPSERSSDCNSLSVESPSRQPYRSDVHHQVILSGNITTEAITSGTSCGEKDSASCSTASEKAEIDQGVQEAGLPADKQTDLLSAQDSPDTSTQNQGCAKQAMLDDHIAQQMEENQNEQKDVNSCAIQTQLINKLPAVLIIPFKRYSNDLSKLRVHVSFKEILHLGPFMDPSSEDKDNCSYRLVGVIEHEGHQINRGHYIAYVRGAGHNHQSSGSSSWVRASDLDIKEVSLEKVLSREASMLFYERMN; encoded by the exons ATGGAGAAAACCCCCAGGCCATTGCAAGTTG ATTCTAGCGAAGTGAAGGATGTTGTACACGGTCATATGCAGACTCGGAAGAATGATGTCCCACAAGAGATCAATGGGGTGCCAATAGAAATTTTGGATTTCATTCCTGACTTATTTGATGACACTgaaggaatggaggaagcaacaataGATTCTCGTAATCCAGAAGATAAGGAGACGACTTACTCAGTAAAAGTTACTACCAAAGAAAAGGAGGAAGCTCAGAGCAGTGATATTGTTCATGATGAGGCCGGACATATGAACTCTCTTGTGTCGATTGAGGACTGCCTGGAACTGTTTGCGCGTCGAGTGAAGGAACGTTGTGAGAACTGTTCCAAGGTTGCTGAACAGATCATGGCAAGCACCAATATAAATACGACTGTTGATGGAGATCAGACTGAGCTGTCAGACAGGAAAACATGCCCAAGTGAGCGATCTAGTGACTGTAATAGCTTGTCCGTAGAATCTCCAAGTAGGCAACCATATCGTTCAGATGTACATCATCAAGTTATACTCTCTGGAAACATAACTACTGAAGCAATTACTTCAGGGACGAGCTGTGGTGAAAAGGACTCCGCCTCTTGCAGCACAGCCAGTGAAAAAGCTGAAATTGATCAAGGTGTACAAGAAGCTGGGCTTCCAGCTGATAAACAGACTGACCTGCTCAGTGCCCAGGATAGTCCGGATACCAGCACTCAAAATCAGGGTTGTGCGAAGCAGGCAATGctggatgatcatattgcccaACAAATGGAGGAAAACCAAAATGAGCAGAAAGATGTCAACAGTTGTGCAATTCAAACACAGTTGATTAACAAGCTACCAGCTGTATTAATCATTCCATTCAAGAGATACAGCAATGATCTTTCTAAACTGAGAGTGCATGTGAGCTTTAAGGAGATTCTTCATCTTGGACCATTCATGGACCCCAG TTCTGAGGACAAAGATAACTGCAGCTACCGTCTAGTTGGTGTCATTGAGCACGAAGGGCATCAAATAAATAGAGGGCACTACATTGCTTATGTGCGGGGGGCGGGTCACAACCATCAGAGCAGTGGTTCTTCCTCGTGGGTTCGTGCAAGCGATCTCGACATCAAGGAAGTCTCCCTAGAAAAAGTTCTCAGCCGCGAGGCTTCCATGCTTTTCTACGAGAggatgaactga
- the LOC123154230 gene encoding ubiquitin carboxyl-terminal hydrolase 2-like isoform X1 — protein sequence MQRMSEGFWLHGLANTKPCMFESADSSEVKDVVHGHMQTRKNDVPQEINGVPIEILDFIPDLFDDTEGMEEATIDSRNPEDKETTYSVKVTTKEKEEAQSSDIVHDEAGHMNSLVSIEDCLELFARRVKERCENCSKVAEQIMASTNINTTVDGDQTELSDRKTCPSERSSDCNSLSVESPSRQPYRSDVHHQVILSGNITTEAITSGTSCGEKDSASCSTASEKAEIDQGVQEAGLPADKQTDLLSAQDSPDTSTQNQGCAKQAMLDDHIAQQMEENQNEQKDVNSCAIQTQLINKLPAVLIIPFKRYSNDLSKLRVHVSFKEILHLGPFMDPSSEDKDNCSYRLVGVIEHEGHQINRGHYIAYVRGAGHNHQSSGSSSWVRASDLDIKEVSLEKVLSREASMLFYERMN from the exons ATGCAAAGGATGAGTGAGGGCTTCTGGTTGCATGGTCTTGCTAATACTAAGCCCTGTATGTTTGAATCTGCAGATTCTAGCGAAGTGAAGGATGTTGTACACGGTCATATGCAGACTCGGAAGAATGATGTCCCACAAGAGATCAATGGGGTGCCAATAGAAATTTTGGATTTCATTCCTGACTTATTTGATGACACTgaaggaatggaggaagcaacaataGATTCTCGTAATCCAGAAGATAAGGAGACGACTTACTCAGTAAAAGTTACTACCAAAGAAAAGGAGGAAGCTCAGAGCAGTGATATTGTTCATGATGAGGCCGGACATATGAACTCTCTTGTGTCGATTGAGGACTGCCTGGAACTGTTTGCGCGTCGAGTGAAGGAACGTTGTGAGAACTGTTCCAAGGTTGCTGAACAGATCATGGCAAGCACCAATATAAATACGACTGTTGATGGAGATCAGACTGAGCTGTCAGACAGGAAAACATGCCCAAGTGAGCGATCTAGTGACTGTAATAGCTTGTCCGTAGAATCTCCAAGTAGGCAACCATATCGTTCAGATGTACATCATCAAGTTATACTCTCTGGAAACATAACTACTGAAGCAATTACTTCAGGGACGAGCTGTGGTGAAAAGGACTCCGCCTCTTGCAGCACAGCCAGTGAAAAAGCTGAAATTGATCAAGGTGTACAAGAAGCTGGGCTTCCAGCTGATAAACAGACTGACCTGCTCAGTGCCCAGGATAGTCCGGATACCAGCACTCAAAATCAGGGTTGTGCGAAGCAGGCAATGctggatgatcatattgcccaACAAATGGAGGAAAACCAAAATGAGCAGAAAGATGTCAACAGTTGTGCAATTCAAACACAGTTGATTAACAAGCTACCAGCTGTATTAATCATTCCATTCAAGAGATACAGCAATGATCTTTCTAAACTGAGAGTGCATGTGAGCTTTAAGGAGATTCTTCATCTTGGACCATTCATGGACCCCAG TTCTGAGGACAAAGATAACTGCAGCTACCGTCTAGTTGGTGTCATTGAGCACGAAGGGCATCAAATAAATAGAGGGCACTACATTGCTTATGTGCGGGGGGCGGGTCACAACCATCAGAGCAGTGGTTCTTCCTCGTGGGTTCGTGCAAGCGATCTCGACATCAAGGAAGTCTCCCTAGAAAAAGTTCTCAGCCGCGAGGCTTCCATGCTTTTCTACGAGAggatgaactga
- the LOC123154231 gene encoding uncharacterized protein yields the protein MVSRVVMPMRGDGGGDGRGAEGARPVSTGSGVAARPHVGGRFWALAGADEDDADGEEDPEATPPTPTPSDLFCEFFNAGYDEDDVASTVDRVLPVEDQARVGLHASERTEMVRRVVHRRTAATTLRPWKGPLPKVLFRATALIRLWSSLTPMEAREYLVTGSTRWEMAARVIFNRFGWQSCNRIGN from the exons ATGGTCAGTCGGGTGGTGATGCCGATGAGGGGCGACGGAGGGGGCGACGGGAGGGGCGCCGAGGGCGCCCGACCGGTGAGCACCGGATCGGGGGTCGCGGCTAGGCCTCACGTCGGTGGCCGCTTCTGGGCATTGGCCGGTGCCGACGAGGATGACGCAGACGGGGAAGAGGATCCAGAGGCCACTCCACCAACGCCCACTCCATCGGACCTCTTCTGCGAGTTCTTCAATGCGGGATACGACGAGGACGACGTAGCCTCGACGGTGGATCGGGTCTTGCCGGTGGAGGATCAGGCAAGGGTTGGCCTTCATGCGAGCGAGAGGACGGAGATGGTTAGACGCGTAGTGcatcggcgaacggcggcgacgacacTCCGGCCATGGAAGGGTCCCCTTCCCAAG gttctaTTCCGAGCTACGGCTTTGATCCGTTTGTGGTCGtcactcactccgatggaggccagggagtatttggttactgggtctacccgatgggagatggctGCTCGggttatcttcaaccggtttggatggcagtcatgtaataggataggcaattag
- the LOC123153286 gene encoding uncharacterized protein, producing the protein MVEEKRERAEEASDSPQKSPRLDPLAGPGCSDAPASPTDSSGEWPSSGEAEAGTSSDSMDDSGRCDHILFDLDMVVHDLKVANQVLKEPRKCQRRNCKTTWEGASEDDQGMMKCIDCAYFFCSGWLVDRDDPQGHARWHAGEHQHWVAQWCDEPNLGYCIREKE; encoded by the coding sequence ATGGTAGAGGAGAAGAGGGAGAGGGCGGAGGAGGCGTCCGACAGCCCGCAGAAATCCCCGCGCCTGGACCCGCTGGCTGGTCCTGGATGCAGCGACGCGCCTGCGTCTCCGACGGATTCGAGCGGCGAGTGGCCATCGTCCGGGGAAGCGGAGGCGGGGACCAGCAGCGACAGTATGGACGACAGCGGGCGGTGCGACCACATACTCTTCGACCTGGATATGGTGGTACATGATCTCAAGGTCGCAAACCAGGTCCTCAAGGAGCCTCGGAAGTGCCAGCGTCGTAATTGCAAGACGACCTGGGAGGGAGCCAGTGAGGACGACCAAGGGATGATGAAGTGCATAGACTGCGCCTATTTCTTCTGCTCTGGGTGGCTGGTGGACAGGGATGATCCGCAGGGACACGCCCGCTGGCACGCCGGCGAGCACCAGCATTGGGTTGCTCAGTGGTGCGATGAACCGAATTTGGGATACTGTATTCGGGAGAAAGAATGA